A region of Solanum dulcamara chromosome 7, daSolDulc1.2, whole genome shotgun sequence DNA encodes the following proteins:
- the LOC129895376 gene encoding uncharacterized protein LOC129895376, which produces MQVAGASEAANSNKLQLHKPCTIAAAADLEDLQPFPAHNNNNPKSLADTRATTTVLVCGPTDSAGHTEAQYASTTSTIQQHQQQHKPKATHNSTTVSKISTICIMQHQTDPTCYSMIAYVATTDLKKSQPKRITGDVSRATLKKLAD; this is translated from the exons atgcaggttgctggagcatCAGAAGCTGCAAACTCTAACAAGCTGCAGTTGCACAAGCCAT GTACTATAGCAGCAGCAGCTGACCTGGAAGATCTTCAACCATTTCcagcacacaacaacaacaaccctaaATCCCTTGCAGATACCAGAGCAACAACAACAGTACTTGTTTGTGGTCCAACTGATTCTGCAGGTCACACAGAAGCTCAATatgcatcaacaacatcaaccatTCAACAGCACCAGCAACAACATAAGCCAAAAGCAACACACAATTCAACAACAGTCAGCAAAATCTCAACAAtatgcatcatgcaacatcaaacTGATCCCACATGTTACAGTATGATAGCATATGTAGCAACTACAGACCTCAAGAAGTCACAACCCAAACGGATAactggagacgttagtcgagcgaccttgaaaaagttagccgactga